tatatatatatatatatatatatatatatatatatatatatatatatataaacgtgTGATCCACCAATTTACTGAGTGATTTTTCTTACCGCTGCGCTTACGTCGCGTTCGGACCCAACAATGTGAAAGTACGAAAATGCTCTAAGTTAACGAACAATAAAACGGATGTGCTAAAGCGCAACACCGATTTTATATTATATGCATTTCACTATAACATATTTTTTTAATCGTTACTAAGTAGGATTAGCAACAAATTGCAATTTTGTAGTAGTGATTATAGAAATGTGGATGCGAGTTAATTGTGGAAAAATTTGAATGAAATGCAGGAACAGGACAATACGTAGCAGACAAGGCAGGAGATATAAAGAACACAGCAGAAGAAGCAAAGAACAAAGCATACGAAACAGCAGAAGCAGCAAAACAAAAAGCAACAGAAAAATCAAGTGAAGCTTAttcaaaagcaggagaagaaaaagaaaaagcataTTCAGATGCAGAAACAGCAAAACACAAGGCATCAGAAAAGGCAGAAGAAGCAAAGGAAAAAGCAACAGAAAAAGCAGAAGAAGCAAAACAGCAAATGAAAGGAATGGGAGAAGAGAAAGCAGAAGGAGAAACAGAAGAACATATGAGTTGGGCTAGAGAGAAAGCAAAAGAAGGATATGAAAGTGCAAAGAGCAAAGCAGAGGAAACATTggaaaaagcaaaggaaaatatAGCTTCAAATTTGGAATCAGCTAAggaaaaaacaaaggaaattaaggaaaatatagcTGGCAAAAAGCGAGACGAGGAACTCTAAATTAGAATTATATCAAGATATGTAATAATATAGTGATGATAACAGGTGtcgttaattttttttttttgggggggggggggggtgggtcTTTTTGTTGGTAATTTTTCCAGGGTGGCTTTTCTAGGTGTCGTG
This DNA window, taken from Nicotiana tabacum cultivar K326 chromosome 15, ASM71507v2, whole genome shotgun sequence, encodes the following:
- the LOC107771277 gene encoding uncharacterized protein LOC107771277 encodes the protein MASRNIRELIYVLLLVGFVVISMSGLVICKETNEEIEQQSKENSESWTGWAKDKISEGLGFKSTDDDSAAKQASDSTMDAAKNAKDKITDTATGTGQYVADKAGDIKNTAEEAKNKAYETAEAAKQKATEKSSEAYSKAGEEKEKAYSDAETAKHKASEKAEEAKEKATEKAEEAKQQMKGMGEEKAEGETEEHMSWAREKAKEGYESAKSKAEETLEKAKENIASNLESAKEKTKEIKENIAGKKRDEEL